The window TAATTCATTTACTTGTAGTGCACCTGCATCATTTGAACGCCAATTTAAACAAAGTCTTCCTCTTCTATACAAGTACTTTCAAGAAGCTCCCCTGAACATGGTACAAAATTTGCTCTTCTAGTAGCAATGTAATGCTAGTGTATTTTACCTCcttgaattcttttttttttcacttttggtTGGTTCGTTTTCCTATGTTCTAGCATTACACCTTCAACTTGCTGCTAAGGCTTATATAATGATAATATTTTACAATTCTAGCATTTACCAAAAGTTCACATTGTGTGTGTGATATCTAGTAACCGTTGTTATGGAATACTAAACAATAGAGCAGTATCCTGCCTATTGCAATTCCTAAAGTTTAATCAGGATCTTCATTTGATCCTTTGAAGCCGCAATCATCAGGTTTCCTGTCcttagcatcacattatcaaatgtATTGCTTTGATATATGTGGACAATATGCCGCCTTATGTTGCCTTCTAATGCATCTTCTGCATTGCACCGGGAAAACTGATGCTGGGAAACATGTCAGGTTTGCTGGACAGACATTACCCACTGGATGTGGGCATTGTTCATGGAAAGTTGGGGATCATGGAGAAATGATAGTCTAAATCTTAGCCCAATTCCTTTTACAGTGAGTGAAAGCATTTACAGtatataatttttgtttttatctatgcAATCCATTCTCCATTCTATTTATGTGCAATTCCCATAGGGTCTGTACTGaggtcagattttttttaataactgcAGGATCCAGTAACAAATCTTCCTCTGTGGTATATGCGAGAAGAATCCCCATTGTTGCTGTAAGACTCATTTACTCTATCGATATTAAGCCTGTATCTTGATATTAACATATATGAAATTGTCACCCTCATATGTCATAGTTTTGAAGAATTTAAATTGCTAAATTAAGCCAACTAGGACTTGTGATAGTAGTTATGAGTTGGGCATGGATAAAGCAGTTGTCTGAAAATGAAATGTTATAGCtgcttttgaatttttgattACTTGATTATACTGAATAAATGAGCTCCTTGTTCATCATTTGAGCAGGTATGGTTTCAGCAAGGAAATTGTTGAGTGCCCAGGTAAGCAATGCTGAGGTCTTTGTATCTACCTTAAATCCTTACAGATGTTTATACTTAACTAGATGAATACCCCGCCGTATTTGCTGCAGGAAAATATATACAAATAAGCTGTAATATATTTTCTAAGCCAAAACAAAATGACTTCCTATGTTCTATATAATTTACACATGGTTGCAAATATAATGCAAGGTGaacatattttatgtaattgatacttatgaattttgagcctaaaaataattgagattgtatggttttatgagagaagaaagaagtgTTTGTACCATAGATCTATCATCCAAAGAGTAGAAATAATTGGGATGATGTAGCTTCATGAGAtaagagagaaatagcattaactatACTTAGTGGGAATGAACTATATAATAATATAGGATTCATTCACATGAAACCAAAGTTTGATATTTATTGTGTAACATCATGACAGGATATTGGCCATTCAGCGCTCATGTTTGTGGTTTTTGGTTTCTTCCTATGGCTTGGCAATTTTCTTGTAATAAATGCAAGGAGTTACTGTGTGGAAATGCCAGTAATTCTGGTGGTGCTCTCTGTGTAAATCATGCTGGCCTAGAACACTTTACCATGGGAAATTCTTATTCGTCCTTACCTATATTTATAGGATTAAGTTCCATTGGTAGGTGAGTTTCTTATTCTAACGAATTTATGTCTGTTTTTCTATTTCACAACGACATTTCTCTTAGCCAGTGCAGTGTCCTtgatatgtttatatattttacattTTGTTTGTTAGACTTTAGAGCTGTATGATTTCTCCATAAGTGTTATCTGATTTGTAACTTACTAAGATACGAGAATCAACCTTGATGAAGTTGACATCTCGCTCATGCCCTTAGAAGTATCGACCGCTCACAAATGCGCATTTTGAATCTGCTGTTGACAAGCTCACTGTTCTTATTTTGTGCTTATTTTCATAACTTTAGGAGTCAAATTTCTTCTATTTCATTAGCAAAAATTTGAATTAGGCCTTTCTTGGTATACTTATCATGACATCAACCTCCTGCAGCATGGGTTTTCTTAGAAATCCAAAAGCATTTCTGATGGTGCTTAAAGCTGTCATAGAGAAAACAGATTACAGATTTATCCTTTTCTCATCTGGATACCAGCCATTAGATTCTGCAATACAATATTTTGCTCCTTCAGTAGCAGAATCAAGTGAGTATCAGGCATCTGCTCTTCATTGTGACAGCAATCTCCTTTTTAATGGTCGACTCTTTTGCTTTTCTGGGTGAGTAATATCACAAATCTCTTTATTCTTGCTGGAAACCTGTACATGCACTGGCCAATGACATGACTACCTTTTCAGATCAATACCATACAGTTGGCTGTTTCCTAAATGTGCAGTTGCTATTCACCATGCTGGCAGGTAAAATAAATTTACATTTTCTCACTGTGGCCCAGCATATGATTGAAAATTTTTTCCCATTACTCTACAGAATTTCTAATTATCCAATACTTCCATAACAGTGGATCTACAGCTGCAGCACTTTTTGCCGGCATCCCTCAGGTGATAAATACAGCAGCTTTGCACCGATATATTTTGTATTGTTTGATCACTCGGGTGGTTCAATGTTGTTCTTTCTACTCTTGTTTTTGACATCACTTAGAAACAACCTATGGAGTGGTCCAGGGTGACAGGCAAATATTCAAATAATGTTCTATATTCTATACTCAACATATTACATGGCTgttataaaattatgttattAGATGGTTTCAGATTGCTCACACAATCCTGTCATGCAGATTTCATGTCCTTTCCTGCTGGATCAGTTTTACTGGGCAGAAAGGCTACACTGGCTAGGAGTGGCACCTGAGCCCCTAGGAAGACAACATCTAATTCCGGATACTGACAATGCCTCAAGCATCAACAGTGCTGCAGATATGCTGATTGGAGCTATCAAATCGGCATTATCACCTGAAATTAAAGCTCAGGCAACCAGAATCGCTAACAAACTTTCTTCTGAGGCGTGTTCTTCACTAACAGATTACGAATGCTAACCATGCTTATTTTTCTTTGAAGGAACTCTGTAGCTAACTTTTTTTCATGTTGCTTTTCGCAGGACGGGATTGGAGAAGCCCTCAGGATCTTGAAAGAGAGTTTTGCCCCAAATTGAAAGTTAAGTGATAAGAAGCAGGGGATACGACGAACCAATTGCACGTAAAATAGTTATGTGCTTTGAAGTTTGAATTAGCATTTGTCACTCCAATTGATTTATTATGCGCCGTATGAACTGGAAAACAGCCTTGGTCACTAGTATTTTTCTTGTttggaatggaatggaatggcAAAACGGCAATATGATGAACTTATGCAGAGACTTGTGTTGTAGATAGAGTAATCATGAATAAAGAAAACCAAAACCatgatatatgatatatctagaTCCTCACACTCATGGAAATGAAAAATGCATGTCAAACATCACAATTCTTCTTGTCGAACAAGAACTAGGATTGGATTGCTTGAGAGATAACAGCAAAAATGGCAACACCTTGAGGTATTTTCTATTTGTTCACTATTGGGCAATAATCACGAAGCAGTCCGAGTGTTGCTTCGGTGTGGTATGAGGATGAAAATCGCTTGTGGTTGTAGGCTTGTAGCTCGATATTCGTTATCATGTCGTTCTTTTTTCATTCTtaatttttcaataaatatagGTTAAGTGCATCCTAGGTAGAGAGGCTAGAGGTAGTCTTGGAGTATTTATATCATCTTCTTTAAGATCAATAAGGTTTCCTTTTATCTCATCACAAGCAGTGCTGTATTTACCAAGCAGTGAGCTCTTGTTATTTCAACTTTTATGATGTGTAAACTTTAATATGGGACCCACCAGCATATGATGGGAACTTAGAAGAGaatattattacttttttattcTTATGGTCTGCTCATATACATATGAACTGCTATATGTGGCTCACTTCCACAGTACTTGAGCAAGACCATATAGAGATATGGATCACTTTTTCCTCCTATATGGAGTATTGATGATGTGAAAACAACAAAACAGTTAACGCTCACTCCCAGTGAAGCAAAACAATAGCCATCCTGCACCCTTAACTTACATCTGCCACAAAAAAGCTACagtactaagggtgtgtttaaaGTTTTTGAAGGATCCGGacacacattaaaaatattaatcgtagactaataacaaaataaattacaaatttcgtctgtaaactacgagacaaatttattaagtctaattaatccgtcattaacaaatgtttaatgtagcatcatatttttaaatcatggcgtaattaggctcaaaagattcgtctcgcaatttacatgcaaactgtgcaattagtttttttccccATATTTAATGccctatacatgtgtccaaacatttgatgttatatttttttgccaaaaatttttgaatctaAACAAGACCTACATCAATTTCTAGTAGGAGCAGGCTTGCAGCTTACAGATATGTACAGTGTCACCTCACCTTGGCAATCCACAAGACTTGAAAAGTGAAATGGTTCAGGTTGAGTTAGGCAAGTTTGAGCTAGCAAACTACCCTTACCAACTCCATGCACTGCTGCTCCTTGCAAGCAAGTAAAACAACTCCACAAAAAGCGcgggaacatttttttttaaaaaaaaaaactctagctAGTCCTCACCTAGTATAAAAATCTAGCGAGCTCCAAATCACAGGAAGACACACCACCAACGACGCGAGCCTGAACGATCTCTCGCACACGAGAAAATTGcaattagctagctagcaatgGCGCGCCACCACCTCGTCCTGCACGCTGcgacgccggcggtggccgcggcggcggcgtgcgggaagctcggcgcggcggcggcggcgttcctgGCCGTGTGCgcgctggcgctggcgctgTGCGCGTCGCACGCGGCGCCGGAGCGGCTGCGGCGCGCGCTGGCGAGCGTGAGCCGGCGGAGGACGGAGCCGGTGATCGTCAGCATCCACCAGGTGCAgcccggcgtcgtcggcgtcggcgccggcggcgagctggcggACGACGGGCTGGGCGGGCCGCCGTCGTGCGTCTGGCAGAAGAACATCCTCATGGGCGGCAAGTGCCAGCTCCCCGAGTTCTCCGGCGTCATCAACTACGACGCCGCCGGCAACATCGTCGCGCCGTCCGgccgcccccgcgccgccgtgccggcggcGCTAGGCTGGTGAAGAGATGGATACAGGCAGTACGACATGCCCGTGGCGACATGAAGATAATTTGCAGAGAGTGACACGCGTGCGTCGTGTAGATTTTTATTTCTTCCATCCTATTTTGTGAAGATATTTTGATGAATGAAATGAAATAAGCAATTCGGATGCTAAATTTGCAACCTGGAATTTATGCTCTTGATTCATATGGGATCAACGTGCCAATGTGAAAAGTACGCCTGGAAGACAAATGAGGTTGTGTTTGTTTGTTTCCTTTTCCAACTcatgcatgcttttcaaacggctaaataaatttttttattaaagttgttttaaaaaattatattaatctatttttcgaAAAAAGCTAATTCTTAATCACTACTACGAGACCGGCTTTCCCGTGTGGGTGGGCGGCCCGCACGAATCCAACGGTCTGCGAAAATCGCGATTTTTGCGTGCAGGTGCTTATGTTGCCCGCACGGAAAAACAAAAATCcggaaatttttttttcaaaaaaacgaatccggtggcggcgccatcgcctcttcctcctcctcgtcatcgtcgtcctcctcatTGTCTTCCTCATTGTCAGCGGCGGCTGAGGACGCCGCTCCCGCTCtcatcatcggcggcggcggcctctgcgccgccggccgacgGATTCGCCCTCCCGCCGACCTCCGCGCTCCCTTCCTGCCGCACCGCCGCCAACGCCCTCCCCTCTGCTGGATctggggagggaaggaaggggaggggaggggagcgggaTCCCGCGGGGGAGGGCAGCTGGCCGCTGGATCCTTGTGGGGCTTGGCCACCACCCGCCAGATCCCGCgtgccgtcgccacgccgccgccactaccgtcgtcggggagggaaggaaggggaggggaggagagcaGAGGGCAGGAGCGAAAGTGGAGACAGTAATAGAGGAGATgagaaaaagaggagaggagagaaagtgggtaggagggaaagagagggtgGGTATTTTTCCGAGTAGTTCTCTTAATAGGTCGGTACGTGAAAATATGCTGTCCAAAGACCAcacggaaaaatcgatttttccatgtgGTCCTCTTAAATGGACCGCACGTAAAAATAGGTCATATTTTCCTAAACGCGACCAGTTCTGCAATGAAAAATCTTTTGTATAGTAGtgaattaatcatgtgctaatgagtttCTCCGTTTTGTGTACACGGGAGATTAGTTCCCAACTGCAGCAAACGAACTCAGCCACAAATTATTTGATCgaacattgaaaaaaataattttggcaAAACTTTTATACCAGTATTCTTCATTGTTTAAATGTGTGAGgttaaaaacataaaattaaaaacaataaattaattttgaaatttaaaatcaaTAATGGTTTACAAATCACATCTCACACAGGCCTAGCCAATAATGTCTTTCAAATCACATTCTCAAGTCCTCACACATTCAATGCTGTAGATAGATAGCTATGCCAAAACCATCTTTATTCCCCCAAATAAAAAAAGCAAATACCCACCCAACAATGAGACCGCGTATTAATTCAGGTCACCCAAATTTGCAACACATTTCCTCTTTCTTTTcataccaagaaaaaaaaaactcgtgaTCGTCATTTCCCCTTTGACTCGCGACGACTGATGACGAGTTGACGACGACCCACTTGCGGCCACTTTCCTTCACTCCCAAGGGCAAAACCGTCATTACGGTGAGGCAAAGCTTGCCCCCGTATTAACGTTGCCGCCTCTCTCCGAGGGCAAAACCGTCATTTCGCTGAGGCAAAGCTTTTCCCCCGTATTAACGTTGCCGCCTCGCTCCACTCACACTCAGGCCGGTTTGAGAGTGTAGCGTCTGCGTCTCTTCTCTTGTTGCTTCGGCTTCTCCGAGGTTGGAGGAGGCGAGCTGCGAGCTGCGAGCGCCATGGCAGCCAGCTGCCTCGCGCAGACCAATGCCCTCTTCAGGAAAAGCCTCGTCATCCAGGTGATGGCCTGATGGCCTCTCGATCGATCTTGCTCTTCGTTTTTCGGGCTCGATTTCGTCGAGCCGTAGAGTTTTTATCAGCAGAATTATGCCTTTCTTTGAAAGAACATTTTTGTGGCTTCTTCGTTATCTTGCTTGGATGATTCAGTAGTCAGAAACTTAGAATCAGTGAAGAAATGCTTCTTGTTTAGTGGTGGTTTTTTTTCTGCTCGCGGATTTGGGTGAAAAGAAGTCGCATGTTCAGGGGATTAGTTCTCGTTATGTTCAATGCGGTGATTCCGATGCTGCacgattttttgtttttttttctgattccaAGATTCGATTTCCCACCCATTTTGCTATGTTTGTTCATACCAAGATTGTTTTTCTTCGTCAAGATTAGTCACCCATGGAGCTCGATTTTGCTGTTCTTGTGTGCAGAGGCGGGCGGGGAAGACGAACTGCTGCATCGTCCTCTTCCCGCTGCTCCTCTTCTCGGCCATCGGGGGCCTCCAGATCGCCATCAACGTCGAGATGCTGCgggagttcgccgccgccgcctccatcgactgcggcgggtgcggcggcggcgttg of the Oryza sativa Japonica Group chromosome 2, ASM3414082v1 genome contains:
- the LOC9272150 gene encoding sterol 3-beta-glucosyltransferase UGT80B1 isoform X1, with translation MDGGGGGRRPRAVFMAFGTRGDVFPIAALAAAFAQDQRQYGVVFITHSAHQSLSTHLADCNVRYMPVSSPPVLAAEQLESISCDSVQSNVEHDSFSQRKKTIQVEHRRECLSAVENVFGNDMSTHGDFIVINFFALEGWHLAELFQVKCIIAAPYFVPYSAPASFERQFKQSLPLLYKYFQEAPLNMVCWTDITHWMWALFMESWGSWRNDSLNLSPIPFTDPVTNLPLWYMREESPLLLYGFSKEIVECPGYWPFSAHVCGFWFLPMAWQFSCNKCKELLCGNASNSGGALCVNHAGLEHFTMGNSYSSLPIFIGLSSIGSMGFLRNPKAFLMVLKAVIEKTDYRFILFSSGYQPLDSAIQYFAPSVAESSEYQASALHCDSNLLFNGRLFCFSGSIPYSWLFPKCAVAIHHAGSGSTAAALFAGIPQISCPFLLDQFYWAERLHWLGVAPEPLGRQHLIPDTDNASSINSAADMLIGAIKSALSPEIKAQATRIANKLSSEDGIGEALRILKESFAPN
- the LOC9272150 gene encoding uncharacterized protein isoform X2, with the translated sequence MDGGGGGRRPRAVFMAFGTRGDVFPIAALAAAFAQDQRQYGVVFITHSAHQSLSTHLADCNVRYMPVSSPPVLAAEQLESISCDSVQSNVEHDSFSQRKKTIQVEHRRECLSAVENVFGNDMSTHGDFIVINFFALEGWHLAELFQVKCIIAAPYFVPYSAPASFERQFKQSLPLLYKYFQEAPLNMVCWTDITHWMWALFMESWGSWRNDSLNLSPIPFTDPVTNLPLWYMREESPLLLYGFSKEIVECPGYWPFSAHVCGFWFLPMAWQFSCNKCKELLCGNASNSGGALCVNHAGLEHFTMGNSYSSLPIFIGLSSIGSMGFLRNPKAFLMVLKAVIEKTDYRFILFSSGYQPLDSAIQYFAPSVAESSEYQASALHCDSNLLFNGRLFCFSGSIPYSWLFPKCAVAIHHAGSGSTAAALFAGIPQISCPFLLDQFYWAERLHWLGVAPEPLGRQHLIPDTDNASSINSAADMLIGAIKSALSPEIKAQDGIGEALRILKESFAPN
- the LOC9272150 gene encoding uncharacterized protein isoform X4, with translation MLDICLCQAHLSLLPNSSRASHRKKTIQVEHRRECLSAVENVFGNDMSTHGDFIVINFFALEGWHLAELFQVKCIIAAPYFVPYSAPASFERQFKQSLPLLYKYFQEAPLNMVCWTDITHWMWALFMESWGSWRNDSLNLSPIPFTDPVTNLPLWYMREESPLLLYGFSKEIVECPGYWPFSAHVCGFWFLPMAWQFSCNKCKELLCGNASNSGGALCVNHAGLEHFTMGNSYSSLPIFIGLSSIGSMGFLRNPKAFLMVLKAVIEKTDYRFILFSSGYQPLDSAIQYFAPSVAESSEYQASALHCDSNLLFNGRLFCFSGSIPYSWLFPKCAVAIHHAGSGSTAAALFAGIPQISCPFLLDQFYWAERLHWLGVAPEPLGRQHLIPDTDNASSINSAADMLIGAIKSALSPEIKAQDGIGEALRILKESFAPN
- the LOC9272150 gene encoding sterol 3-beta-glucosyltransferase UGT80B1 isoform X3 — encoded protein: MLDICLCQAHLSLLPNSSRASHRKKTIQVEHRRECLSAVENVFGNDMSTHGDFIVINFFALEGWHLAELFQVKCIIAAPYFVPYSAPASFERQFKQSLPLLYKYFQEAPLNMVCWTDITHWMWALFMESWGSWRNDSLNLSPIPFTDPVTNLPLWYMREESPLLLYGFSKEIVECPGYWPFSAHVCGFWFLPMAWQFSCNKCKELLCGNASNSGGALCVNHAGLEHFTMGNSYSSLPIFIGLSSIGSMGFLRNPKAFLMVLKAVIEKTDYRFILFSSGYQPLDSAIQYFAPSVAESSEYQASALHCDSNLLFNGRLFCFSGSIPYSWLFPKCAVAIHHAGSGSTAAALFAGIPQISCPFLLDQFYWAERLHWLGVAPEPLGRQHLIPDTDNASSINSAADMLIGAIKSALSPEIKAQATRIANKLSSEDGIGEALRILKESFAPN
- the LOC112937981 gene encoding uncharacterized protein; its protein translation is MARHHLVLHAATPAVAAAAACGKLGAAAAAFLAVCALALALCASHAAPERLRRALASVSRRRTEPVIVSIHQVQPGVVGVGAGGELADDGLGGPPSCVWQKNILMGGKCQLPEFSGVINYDAAGNIVAPSGRPRAAVPAALGW